The genomic DNA AGCTTTTTCTCCAGATAAAAAACAGGCTCTTTAAAACAATTAATCTAATTATATATTGAAAAAACTGCATAACTAAATGATATGAATACTAATAATAAAATTAATGATTACTAATGCACTTAATAATATTACAATTGATAAAAACATAATCTATCCTGGATATAAATTATAGTTAATTAAAAAAGATAACTTATAATTTGTTGTAATTATTAAAAATTATAATCAGCTAATTTGCTTATAGCATTATCAACTGTCTCTTCTATTGAAAGGTCAGATGAAACTAAAACCATATCTGCTTTTGCATATATTGAATTTCTAGATTCCATTAATTTTCTTAACGTTTCCTTTGGATCAGACAGATTAAGCAAAGGACGTTTGTCTAAGCTATTATTTATCCTATTCCATAATATGTCAAAATTAGCTTGTAACCACAAAGTTATTCCTTTTTCTAGAATATATTCACGAATTTCATCGTTAATAAACCCTCCTCCTCCAAGTGCAATAATACGATTAGTTCCTTGTAAAAAAAACTTTGTAACCCGCAATTCTAGATCTCGAAACGCATCTTCTCCGTGATAATTAAAAAAATCTTCTATACTCATTGAAGATAATTTTTCAATTTCATGATCAACATCAACGAAAGGAATTTTAATTATAGAAGACATAATGCTACCAACTGTCGTCTTCCCTGCTCCCATTAATCCAACAAGAACAAAATTCTTCTTACTTAAAGTAGAACGTATATGACTATCTCTATATATATGACTATCTTTTTTAATTCTAAAAATCACTTATAAAACACTATCATTTTATTAATTAAGAAAAATCAATAACTTAACTATCTCTTAATACAGAGTAAGGTAAAATTAAGGTTATTGATTATACGATGTTTTCTATTTTTATCACCATAATTTTTTTAGATCAATATTTTGATCAAAATATATAAAATTATCAATTTTTAGTTGAATTATATTTACCAAATTAATACGATAATCTTAGAAGACAATCAGCATTTTTTTAGTTAAAAAATCTATGATAGAAAGCAAAATGAATATCATAGACATGAATATTACAATAATTACCTTATTGTAATATTCATATATATTATATGGATATGACTTCTTAGAGACGGAGGGAAAATTTTCAGATATTGAAGAAAAGGCAATGATTTTAGGAACTTGATTAATTTTAGAAATATTGGAAGCTCAAGAAAAATTAGAAAGATTGCTAAATGAATTAAACTCAGAGATATCTAATCTAAAAGAGATGATTAAAACTGATATAAATCAACTAAACAGCTTCATAAATTAATCAATAATTTATTAATCAGGATAAATTATGGTAGAATATTACATATAATTTATATCTAAATGGATAACTCAACAAGAATGCATAAAAATAAATCTATGCATATATATGATTCCAAATACTATATAACAGAAGATATGGATAAATTTAAAAACTATTGGAAAGAAATGTCTATTCCACGCCTCGCTTTTGAATTTATTCTTTATACTCAATTACCTTGTTCAAATGCATGTAGAGCAGAAAATCAACATTTAAATTGTAATCTCTTTTCTATAAAAAACCAAAAATCTGGGACAATTATATCTATAGAACTATCCGATAATTTCATAAAATTACTTTAAATTATATCAAATGCTAAATAAACGTTTTTTATAAATAATTAATGAAGAACAATAAACGTCTAAAATTTAGTATGTGGTTTGCATATAGAGATAAAAAGTAGTATTTAATAAATATGCTAATGAAATAATATCAACAAAATATGGAACTAAATATCAAAATATAACGATATTATAGAACAACAATATCTCAAGATGAAACATATCCCAAATAATAAAATATTATACATCTAGGAACCAAAAATTCCAAGCTTATTCATTTATCAATTAAGATAACCTAAACTTAGGTAAGGATGGTATAAATAATTGCAAAAAAAACATCATTAAATCAAATGCTAATTTGAATAATTATAAAATAGTGTAATAATTCAATCAAAAACAGGTAAAACAATCTGTATATATGAGTTTGATATAATTTAATACAAATTATTAATGTTAAATAAACAATCTAATTGACATAATTGCCAAAAGCATATTATTAGCGTTATATGCTTTTATTAAAATATAAAGCATATGTTGATTAATAATAGATATTAGAAAAATTAAAATATATTTTAAAAAGATCTTGAAAATAAGAATAAAAGAAAAAACAGATCATGAAAATCTAATAGAGCGTTTCCTTGAAATGATGAGCTCTGAACGGGTTGCCAGTACCAATACGTTGTCTGCTTATAAAAGCGATCTTACAGAAGTTTTTATGTTTTTGAAAGAAAGGGGATTGATGTTATCATCCGCCTCTTCAAACGACATAGTTCTTTATCTGCATAATATTTTTGAAAAAAAATTAGAATCAAGTTCTCAGAGAAGGAAAATATCTACGATTCGACAATTCTACACTTTTCTTTGCACAGAAGGCATTAGAAAAGACAATCCTGCTAGAATACTTGAATTCCCAAAAAAAAATCATAATCTACCACGTATTATAGGGAAAAAATCTGTTACAGATCTTCTGAAACAAGCATCTATAGAATCAAAAGAGCCTTCTATAGACAAGTGGAAGCGCATCAGGATGCTTTTACTGGTGGAGCTATTATATTCAACTGGAATGCGAGTTAGCGAACTTGTAACTCTACCTGCTAGCACTTTAAACTTAAATGAGCGAACAATAATAATTCGAGGAAAAGGAAATAAAGAACGCCTCGTAGTTTTTCCTCCTTCAGTTTTAAACGCAATGCAAAAATATAAAGAAATAAGATCTAAAATTGTTGGAATGAAAAATAGCCCATGGTTATTTCCATCATCTTCAAAGAAAGGGCATCTAAGTCGCCAAGTATTCGCACGAGATTTAAAAAATCTAGCTTCTCGCGCGGGAATATCAATGAATAGCATATCTCCTCATGTAATACGACATGCATTCGCAAGTCATCTACTTGAAGGAGGTGCTGATCTTCGAACTGTGCAGGTTCTGCTAGGTCATGCAGACATATCAACAACTCAAATATACATACATTTAATGCCAGAAAAATTACAAAAATTAGTTCAAAATTACCATCCTCTTGCTAATAAATAAAAGCGGCATTAAAGTTATAATATAGTATAATTCTTTCATTAATAGGCTAATAAATTATTCCATGCATAATTACCTCGATTTTGAAAAACCAATATCTGATATAGAAGCAAAAATCCATGAGCTAAAAAAGATATCTAATGGAGAAGAAGATTGCGATAATTCTAAAGAAATAACTAAATTAGAAAATATGGTCCATGAAACTCTATCTGAGATATATTCGAAGCTGGATCCTTGGCAAAAAACCCAAGTTTCTAGACATCCAAATAGACC from Candidatus Liberibacter americanus str. Sao Paulo includes the following:
- a CDS encoding site-specific tyrosine recombinase XerD — translated: MKIRIKEKTDHENLIERFLEMMSSERVASTNTLSAYKSDLTEVFMFLKERGLMLSSASSNDIVLYLHNIFEKKLESSSQRRKISTIRQFYTFLCTEGIRKDNPARILEFPKKNHNLPRIIGKKSVTDLLKQASIESKEPSIDKWKRIRMLLLVELLYSTGMRVSELVTLPASTLNLNERTIIIRGKGNKERLVVFPPSVLNAMQKYKEIRSKIVGMKNSPWLFPSSSKKGHLSRQVFARDLKNLASRAGISMNSISPHVIRHAFASHLLEGGADLRTVQVLLGHADISTTQIYIHLMPEKLQKLVQNYHPLANK
- a CDS encoding shikimate kinase produces the protein MIFRIKKDSHIYRDSHIRSTLSKKNFVLVGLMGAGKTTVGSIMSSIIKIPFVDVDHEIEKLSSMSIEDFFNYHGEDAFRDLELRVTKFFLQGTNRIIALGGGGFINDEIREYILEKGITLWLQANFDILWNRINNSLDKRPLLNLSDPKETLRKLMESRNSIYAKADMVLVSSDLSIEETVDNAISKLADYNF